One window of Curtobacterium sp. 458 genomic DNA carries:
- a CDS encoding type IV toxin-antitoxin system AbiEi family antitoxin, translating into MPRSRLLTTDDWPEAELRAAVLAGELVPVGPCWASPAEPQDPALRAAAAAWALPDVRLVAAHRTAAWVWGGLSRPPLPHECVVPSHVRLRVDPATVRVREVALPHEDVRALAGLRVTTPPRTAIDLLRAPGPTAGRMHPADEDAVQGLVGAGVVGTDELRRALGALGVVPMVRQAERRLTALFGSEPS; encoded by the coding sequence GTGCCCCGCTCGCGCCTGCTGACGACCGACGACTGGCCGGAGGCCGAACTCCGGGCCGCGGTGCTCGCCGGGGAGCTCGTGCCCGTCGGTCCGTGCTGGGCATCACCGGCCGAACCGCAGGACCCGGCGTTGCGTGCCGCAGCGGCTGCGTGGGCCCTGCCGGACGTCCGCCTCGTCGCCGCCCACCGCACCGCGGCCTGGGTGTGGGGCGGGCTGTCGCGTCCACCGCTCCCCCACGAGTGCGTCGTGCCCTCGCACGTGCGGCTCCGGGTCGATCCCGCGACCGTCCGGGTGCGCGAGGTCGCGCTGCCGCACGAGGACGTCCGGGCCCTCGCGGGGCTCCGGGTGACGACACCACCGCGGACCGCGATCGATCTGCTCCGGGCACCCGGGCCGACCGCCGGCCGCATGCACCCTGCCGACGAGGACGCCGTGCAGGGTCTCGTCGGGGCCGGCGTCGTCGGCACGGACGAGCTGCGGCGAGCCCTCGGTGCGCTCGGTGTCGTGCCGATGGTCCGCCAGGCCGAGCGGCGTCTCACCGCGCTGTTCGGCTCCGAGCCGTCCTGA